A region of Maribacter algicola DNA encodes the following proteins:
- a CDS encoding heavy metal translocating P-type ATPase gives MKHKYKITGMSCNGCKNHVEKTLSHVEGVTNVSVDLENGEATIEMDAHIPIDQFKEALEKDGGSYRIHNHGEAPKPSKKKKPNEKGTGTFYCPMHCEGDKTYDKPGDCPVCGMDLVEEQSTASQNGEWTCPMHPDVIEDAPGSCPICGMDLVPKEPDLSAEEKNYKKLLRKFWLALGFTLPIFLIAMSDMIPGMPLYDIMEQKWWNWVQLALSIPVVFYATWMFFQRAYRSIKTWNLNMFTLIGIGAGIAWLFSVFGLLFPDFFPAQFKTESGAVHIYFESATVILTLVLLGQVLEARAHSKTNSAVKELLKLAPNKAIMIVDGKEIEVAIDQIEINDILKVKPGEKIPVDGAIIEGETSVDESMITGEPLPVQKSLNDKVSSGTINGNQSFLMKADKVGSDTLLSQIIKMVNDASRSRAPIQNLADKISSYFVPIVVMVSVITFIVWSIWGPQPAYVYALVNAIAVLIIACPCALGLATPMSVMVGVGKGAQHGVLVKNAEALEKMDKVNVLIVDKTGTITEGKPTVEKVAAFGSDFDSNELLGHIAALNSSSEHPLAEATIKYAKEKNAEIGKIENFNAVTGKGVEGFLKGKKLSLGNAKMMEYAKANLKENMKQEAEKFQSEGKTVSYLSVDQEILGYVVIGDKIKETSAKAIQELQKKGIEVVMLTGDNRNTAKAVAAKLNLADFKAGMLPEDKLNEVAKLQKEGKVVAMAGDGINDAPALAKSDVGIAMGTGTDVAIESAMITLVKGDLNGIVKAHTLSNSVMRNIKENLFFALIYNTVGIPVAAGVLYPFFGILLSPMIAALAMSFSSVSVIGNALRLRSKKLD, from the coding sequence ATGAAGCACAAGTATAAAATAACGGGAATGAGCTGCAATGGCTGCAAAAACCATGTAGAAAAGACACTATCCCATGTTGAGGGTGTGACCAATGTATCCGTTGATTTGGAAAATGGGGAAGCCACTATTGAAATGGATGCTCATATCCCAATTGACCAGTTTAAGGAAGCTCTTGAAAAGGATGGGGGTTCTTATCGAATACATAATCATGGAGAGGCTCCCAAGCCATCCAAAAAGAAGAAGCCAAATGAAAAGGGTACGGGAACTTTTTATTGTCCCATGCATTGTGAAGGGGATAAAACGTATGATAAACCTGGCGATTGTCCGGTATGTGGGATGGACTTAGTTGAAGAACAGAGTACTGCTTCCCAAAATGGAGAATGGACTTGTCCTATGCATCCAGATGTAATCGAGGATGCACCGGGCTCATGTCCTATTTGTGGAATGGATTTAGTGCCCAAAGAACCTGACCTTTCTGCTGAGGAGAAGAACTATAAAAAGTTGCTAAGGAAATTTTGGTTGGCTTTAGGATTCACATTGCCCATTTTCCTGATTGCCATGAGCGATATGATACCGGGTATGCCCTTATATGATATCATGGAACAAAAATGGTGGAATTGGGTTCAGCTGGCCCTTTCCATACCCGTTGTATTTTATGCAACTTGGATGTTTTTTCAACGTGCCTATCGAAGTATCAAGACTTGGAACCTTAATATGTTTACATTGATAGGCATCGGTGCCGGGATAGCCTGGCTCTTCAGTGTATTTGGATTATTGTTTCCTGATTTTTTTCCAGCCCAGTTTAAAACGGAATCAGGTGCCGTACATATATATTTTGAATCGGCCACGGTTATATTGACCCTCGTGCTCCTGGGTCAGGTTCTGGAAGCTCGTGCCCATAGTAAAACAAATTCGGCGGTGAAAGAGCTGTTAAAACTGGCGCCGAACAAAGCAATAATGATTGTGGATGGTAAGGAAATAGAGGTGGCCATCGACCAGATTGAAATTAATGATATCCTAAAGGTGAAACCCGGAGAAAAGATTCCGGTAGATGGTGCGATAATCGAAGGAGAAACTTCGGTGGACGAATCTATGATAACCGGGGAGCCACTCCCCGTTCAAAAATCGTTAAACGATAAAGTTAGCAGTGGCACCATAAATGGTAATCAATCGTTTTTGATGAAGGCGGACAAAGTGGGTTCCGATACCCTGCTCTCGCAAATTATTAAGATGGTGAACGATGCCAGTCGAAGCCGGGCACCCATTCAAAATTTAGCGGACAAAATTTCAAGTTATTTTGTACCCATTGTGGTTATGGTATCGGTTATCACTTTTATCGTATGGTCCATATGGGGTCCACAACCGGCTTATGTATATGCTTTGGTCAATGCCATTGCGGTTTTGATCATTGCCTGTCCATGTGCCCTAGGATTGGCTACTCCTATGTCCGTCATGGTAGGAGTAGGTAAAGGCGCGCAGCATGGGGTCTTGGTAAAAAACGCAGAGGCCCTAGAAAAGATGGATAAGGTTAATGTGCTTATCGTGGATAAAACGGGAACCATAACGGAGGGTAAACCAACCGTAGAAAAGGTTGCGGCATTTGGGAGTGACTTTGATAGTAATGAATTGCTTGGGCATATTGCTGCCCTAAATAGTTCTAGTGAACATCCTTTGGCCGAGGCTACTATAAAGTATGCCAAGGAAAAAAATGCGGAAATTGGAAAGATAGAGAACTTTAATGCGGTAACCGGCAAGGGTGTGGAAGGTTTCTTGAAAGGTAAAAAATTAAGCTTGGGAAATGCCAAAATGATGGAATATGCCAAAGCCAATTTAAAGGAAAACATGAAGCAGGAAGCTGAAAAATTCCAAAGCGAAGGTAAAACAGTATCCTATTTGTCGGTAGACCAAGAAATCTTAGGTTATGTGGTTATAGGTGACAAAATCAAGGAAACTAGTGCAAAGGCAATTCAAGAACTTCAAAAAAAGGGGATTGAGGTAGTCATGTTGACAGGAGATAACCGTAATACGGCAAAGGCGGTTGCCGCAAAGTTAAATTTGGCGGATTTTAAAGCGGGCATGTTGCCAGAGGATAAACTAAATGAGGTTGCTAAACTACAAAAGGAAGGTAAGGTTGTGGCCATGGCCGGTGATGGAATAAACGATGCGCCCGCACTGGCCAAAAGCGATGTGGGCATTGCGATGGGAACAGGTACGGATGTAGCTATTGAAAGTGCTATGATAACATTGGTAAAGGGGGATTTAAACGGTATTGTAAAAGCCCACACACTTAGTAATAGTGTAATGAGAAATATAAAGGAAAATCTCTTCTTTGCTTTGATATATAATACAGTTGGCATACCAGTGGCGGCAGGGGTGCTTTATCCCTTTTTTGGAATATTATTGTCTCCAATGATTGCCGCTTTGGCAATGAGTTTCAGTTCGGTATCCGTCATAGGCAATGCCTTAAGGTTGAGAAGTAAAAAATTGGATTAA